The Neurospora crassa OR74A linkage group IV, whole genome shotgun sequence genome has a segment encoding these proteins:
- a CDS encoding bud site selection protein 7 yields the protein MVAPAVPEITEEILHEAVDTRTESLSSLRELGPPDLVHLVKQPLKNPGKHYGVYHHVTGVDASSSASLAAYINTLTYKEFGNSATAKTVEGTYCCYNAFSRVDMRVHAPFPGSVESYCVDERGEKRKATDELWLETYLCSVLRAYSYADDGSGETIRKIMGVRRFNPVSSTETEHKFLSAAEQLFFRGWQLGSDSVVQVPNNVSNHLTAGLLKYFSTTGRHTSGINLFEKLRSQNVEVASLLAKVLFMGNEEVQGVRVLYEALKESPMDYVMLDTQAEFLLKKAETAPTPELREERLRMALGCADRSTIAAPSEFGTWARLAQVYVAMEDWENALTILNSCPMFTYQDKDAPVMPEPKDVNLPTLPETRLDEIDSEPDSRFSEQVDPSLLGLRAAAYRGTFKQAYSILTEMTAKIGWDQLLKIRSNVFVMEDEYRNEKQEPSYPAKRNASTDALRGSPDHTTNGETAPKEAAETDEVEDEKKNATLAAEQTEGLERPPSAIDPEVVRKAEENGDNEDHFSRLNNKRLCERWLDSLFMVLYEDLRVYTIWRTQMAQYRAQSMQYKKSAEEWEILGSLAERLQHTDEAVEAYRACLGQRFSPKALTGILKVFEKQKSTRESVAALIRLVTWQYRWYSEFSPELLHTIRTLIEDEGAVKVRSIIQATNLPQNVLDLTHHYAALCATFRSSGTDG from the exons GAGCTTGGCCCCCCCGATCTCGTACACCTGGTCAAGCAGCCCCTGAAGAACCCCGGAAAGCAC TATGGTGTCTATCACCATGTCACCGGCGTCGAcgcgtcctcctcggccagTCTGGCTGCTTACATCAACACCCTGACCTACAAGGAGTTCGGCAATTCCGCCACTGCCAAAACCGTCGAAGGAACTTATTG CTGTTACAATGCCTTCTCCCGCGTCGACATGCGCGTACACGCTCCCTTCCCCGGCTCCGTAGAGAGTTATTGCGTTGACGAGCGGGGCGAAAAACGAAAGGCAACCGACGAACTCTGGCTCGAAACATACCTCTGCAGTGTTCTCCGCGCATACTCGTATGCCGACGATGGAAGCGGCGAGACAATCAGAAAGATCATGGGCGTCCGGCGTTTCAACCCCGTTTCCAGTACCGAGACCGAACACAAATTCCTCAGCGCTGCCGAGCAGCTCTTCTTCAGGG GCTGGCAACTTGGGTCCGACTCCGTGGTGCAGGTGCCAAACAATGTCTCTAACCACTTGACAGCCGGCCTCCTAAAGTATTTCTCCACAACAGGACGCCACACTTCCGGTATCAATCTCTTTGAGAAGCTTCGGTCGCAAAACGTTGAAGTGGCTTCGCTCTTGGCAAAAGTGCTCTTCATGGGAAACGAGGAGGTGCAAGGAGTCCGTGTTTTGTACGAGGCCCTCAAGGAATCGCCCATGGATTACGTTATGCTTGATACCCAGGCCGAATTCCTTCTCAAAAAGGCCGAAACTGCCCCAACGCCAGAGCTGAGGGAGGAAAGACTACGCATGGCTCTGGGCTGTGCAGACCGAAGTACGATAGCCGCTCCTAGTGAGTTCGGCACGTGGGCAAGACTGGCCCAGGTCTATGTTGCAATGGAGGATTGGGAGAATGCCTTGACCATCCTCAACTCGTGTCCCATGTTCACATACCAGGACAAGGATGCGCCTGTCATGCCAGAACCCAAAGACGTTAACCTACCGACCCTCCCAGAGACCAGGTTGGACGAAATCGACAGCGAGCCAGATTCGAGGTTTTCGGAGCAGGTCGACCCAAGTTTGCTTGGTCTTCGCGCCGCTGCGTATCGGGGAACGTTCAAGCAGGCATACAGCATTCTCACCGAGATGACTGCCAAGATTGGCTGGGATCAACTTCTCAAGATCAGAAGCAACGTTTTTGTTATGGAAGACGAGTATCGAAACGAGAAGCAGGAGCCCTCTTACCCTGCCAAGCGCAATGCTAGCACCGATGCGCTGCGTGGAAGCCCGGATCATACTACGAACGGCGAAACCGCTCCCAAGGAGGCTGCCGAAACTGACGAGGTtgaggacgaaaagaagaatgcTACTTTGGCTGCTGAGCAAACGGAAGGCCTGGAGAGACCTCCTAGCGCTATCGACCCAGAGGTAGTCCGCAAGGCCGAAGAAAAC GGTGATAACGAGGATCACTTCTCGCGCCTCAACAACAAGCGTCTATGTGAACGGTGGTTAGACAGCTTGTTCATGGTTCTTTACGAAGATCTTCGCGTATATACCATTTGGCGCACCCAGATGGCTCAGTACAGAGCGCAGAGTATGCAGTACAAAAAGTCGGCGGAAGAGTGGGAGATTCTCGGCAGTCTCGCAGAACGCCTACAGCATACGGACGAAGCGGTTGAGGCATACCGGGCGTGCTTGGGTCAACGCTTCAGCCCCAAGGCGCTCACCGGTATTCTCAAGGTGTTTGAGAAGCAAAAGAGCACACGCGAGAGTGTCGCCGCTCTCATCAGGTTGGTAACTTGGCAGTATCGGTGGTACAGCGAATTCTCACCCGAGCTACTACATACCATCCGGACACTCATCGAGGACGAGGGTGCTGTGAAGGTCAGGAGTATCATCCAGGCGACCAACCTGCCACAGAACGTGCTGGACTTGACGCATCACTATGCGGCGTTGTGTGCTACTTTCCGCAGCAGCGGGACCGACGGCTAG
- the gcy-3 gene encoding aldose reductase gives MLPVSRAIPRIPNITNTARYFFSKTNTMAPLSKTHKLNTGDEIPAVGLGTWQSKPGQVEKAVEAALRAGYTHIDTAYAYGNEKEVGQGIKASGVPREKIWLTTKLDNDWHKHVAEAIDTSLKNLDTPYVDLYLMHWPASLVKGNTKEVYNDWDFVDTWREMQKLVDTGKVKNIGVSNFGVKNLEKLLSAESTKIVPAVNQIELHPGNPSPHLVEYLRSKGIHASAYSPLGSSDSPLYKLNSLTKLAESKGKTVQQVLLRWGVQKGWSVLPKSVTEERIKANIDLEGWSLTDEEIAQIDEVHKENSFKVCGDDWLPVKIFFGAGDSD, from the exons ATGTTGCCTGTCTCACGCGCAATTCCCAGAATACCAAACATCACAAACACCGCCAGATATTTCTTCAGTAAAACAAACACCATGGCTCCTCT cagcaagacTCACAAGCTCAACACGGGCGACGAGATCCCCGCCGTTGGCCTCGGAACCTGGCAGTCCAAGCCTGGTCAGGTCGAGAAGGCCGTCGAGGCCGCCCTACGTGCCGGCTATACTCACATCGACACCGCGTATGCCTACGGCAACGAGAAGGAGGTTGGCCAAGGCATCAAGGCCTCCGGCGTCCCACGCGAGAAGATCTGGCTCACCACCAAGCTGGACAACGACTGGCACAAGCATGTCGCCGAGGCTATCGATACGTCGCTCAAGAACCTGGACACCCCCTACGTTGACCTCTACCTGATGCACTGGCCCGCCAGTCTTGTCAAGGGGAACACCAAGGAGGTGTACAACGACTGGGACTTTGTGGACACCTGGCGCGAGATGCAGAAGCTGGTTGACACCGGCAAGGTCAAGAACATTGGTGTCAGCAACTTTGGCGTCAAGAACCTGGAGAAGCTTTTGAGCGCCGAGAGCACCAAG ATTGTTCCCGCCGTTAACCAGATCGAACTTCATCCTGGTAACCCGTCCCCCCACCTTGTCGAGTATCTGCGCTCGAAGGGCATTCATGCTTCGGCCTATTCGCCCCTCGGTAGCAGCGACTCGCCGCTTTACAAGCTTAACAGCCTCACCAAGCTCGCCGAGTCCAAGGGCAAGACTGTGCAGCAGGTTCTCCTTAGATGGGGTGTCCAGAAGGGCTGGAGTGTGCTGCCTAAGAGCGTCACTGAGGAGCGTATCAAGGCCAACATTGATCTCGAGGGCTGGAGCTTGACCGATGAGGAGATTGCTCAGATTGATGAGGTTCACAAGGAGAACAGCTTCAAGGTCTGCGGCGATGACTGGTTGCCTGTCAAGATCTTCTTCGGTGCTGGCGACAGCGACTAA
- a CDS encoding HIT domain-containing protein, with protein sequence MASSTDKKPPATPVPRSIVPDANTFDPSLPASKTGAGATNTSSSSSSDTQPNCPFCHISSTFPPYPPTTPPSPFPPSTSTSPQPQTFLLLSTPLLIAFLDIMPLSPGHLLLCPRRHAAKLTDVLPDEAAELGRYLRILSEAVTRATGIKDWNVVQNNGSAAAQVVEHMHFHIIPRPGLREAERFTSTMFGRGKREDLDEDEGEELARRVRGFVTEVVREEEEEGERGLREKAKL encoded by the coding sequence ATGGCCTCTTCAACCGACAAGAAgccaccagcaacaccagTTCCACGCTCCATCGTCCCCGACGCCAACACTTTCGACCCCAGCCTTCCCGCCTCCAAGACAGGCGCCGGCGCCACTAacacctcatcctcatcctcctccgatACCCAACCCAACTGTCCCTTCTGCCACATCTCCTCGACCTTCCCCCCCTACCCCCCTACcacccccccttctcccttccccccctccacctccacctccccacaaccacaaaccttcctcctcctctccaccccCCTCCTGATCGCCTTCCTCGACATCATGCCCCTCTCCCCAGGCCATCTCTTACTCTGCCCCCGTCGGCACGCCGCCAAACTCACCGACGTTCTTCCCGATGAAGCCGCCGAATTGGGGCGTTACCTACGGATCCTCTCGGAAGCAGTGACGCGGGCGACGGGAATCAAAGACTGGAACGTGGTCCAGAACAACGGGTCGGCCGCGGCGCAGGTTGTTGAGCATATGCATTTTCATATCATTCCCAGGCCAGGGCTGAGGGAGGCTGAGAGATTTACGAGTACCATGTTtgggagggggaaaagggaggatttggatgaggacgaggggGAGGAGTTGGCGAGGAGGGTGAGAGGGTTTGTCACGGAGGTGGttagggaggaggaggaggagggggagagggggcTAAGGGAGAAAGCGAAGCTGTAG
- a CDS encoding ATP binding protein, with product MASTSASSAAKADQPVAIVCVGMAGSGKTTFMQQINAHLHGKKEPPYVINLDPAVTHSPFESNIDIRDSVNYKEVMKQYNLGPNGGILTSLNLFATKVDQVLGLLEKRTAPKPDDPTHTPIKHILVDTPGQIEVFVWSASGQILLESLASSFPTVIAYIIDTPRTSSTSTFMSNMLYACSILYKTKLPMILVFNKSDVKDPAFAKEWMTDYDAFQAALQEDETNNAFGGAEGSGDGMGSGSGYMGSLLNSMSLMLEEFYAHLNVVGVSSLYGTGIDEFFAAVQEKAEEFKRDYQPELERRREEREENKKKARERELNKMMKGMSMGDAAGDVTVGDVNDKEAPEPLSTDEESSDEEYGDDPNDEYDREGLQARYAAAMQGEDDSVLADASFAKYLHSQR from the exons ATGGCTTCGACTTCGGCATCGTCTGCCGCCAAGGCTGACCAGCCTGTTGCCATCGTCTGCGTTGGCATGGCAG GATCCGGCAAGACAACCTTTATGCAACAGATCAATGCCCATCTCCACGGAAAGAAGGAGCCTCCTTATGTCATCAACCTCGACCCAGCAGTCACCCACTCGCCCTTCGAGAGCAACATTGACATCCGCGACTCGGTCAACTACAAGGAGGTGATGAAGCAGTACAACCTCGGCCCCAACGGCGGCATTCTCACATCGCTGAACCTCTTTGCCACCAAAGTCGACCAGGTTCTCGGCCTGCTCGAGAAGCGCACGGCGCCCAAGCCCGACGACCCGACGCACACGCCCATCAAGCACATTCTCGTCGACACGCCGGGCCAGATCGAGGTGTTCGTCTGGTCCGCGTCGGGCCAGATTCTCCTTGAGTCGCTCGCCTCATCCTTCCCCACCGTCATCGCCTACATCATCGACACCCCCCGGACGAGCTCGACGTCGACCTTCATGAGCAACATGCTGTACGCCTGCAGTATCCTTTACAAGACCAAGCTGCCCATGATTCTGGTCTTCAACAAGTCGGACGTTAAGGACCCGGCTTTTGCAAAGGAGTGGATGACCGACTATGATGCGTTCCAGGCTGCGCTGCAGGAGGACGAGACCAACAACGCGTTTGGCGGAGCGGAGGGCAGCGGCGATGGCATGGGCTCGGGCAGCGGATACATGGGCTCGCTGTTGAACAGCATGAGTCTGATGTTGGAGGAGTTTTACGCACATCTGAACGTGGTGGGCGTCAGTTCGCTGTACGGGACGGGCATTGACGAGTTCTTTGCCGCGGTTCAGGAGAAGGCAGAGGAGTTCAAGCGCGATTACCAGCCTGAGCTCGAGAGGAGGCGCGAAGAAAGGgaggagaacaagaagaaggcgcgGGAGAGGGAACTCAACAAAATGATGAAGGGAATGTCGATGGGCGACGCGGCGGGCGACGTCACAGTGGGTGACGTCAATGATAAAGAGGCCCCCGAGCCGTTGAGCACGGACGAGGAGAGCAGCGACGAGGAATATGGTGACGATCCCAACGACGAGTATGACCGCGAGGGATTGCAGGCGAGGTACGCCGCTGCCATGCAGGGCGAGGATGATTCGGTTTTGGCCGACGCAAGTTTTGCAAAGTACCTCCACAGCCAGAGGTGA